Part of the Janibacter alkaliphilus genome is shown below.
CAGCCCGCCGAGGCGAGCGAGGCCGAGGCCACCGGCGGCACCGGCACGGGGCACCGGCAGGTCGAGCTGACCCGGACGGCGCTGGGGCGCTACCTGGCCACGAACGCCCGCGGCGGCAGCATCCCGCTCGGCGGCGGCGACTCCGAGGACTTCACCCCGGTCGAGCTGCTGCTCGTGGCGATCGCCGGGTGCAGCGCGGTGGACGTCGACCACATCACCAGCCGGCGGGCCGAGCCGGAGGCCTTCGACGTCGTCTCCGAAGGGGTCAAGACCTCCACGACCGGGGAGGGCAACCACATGAGCGACCTCGAGGTGACCTTCCGGCTGCGCTTCCCCGAGGGCGAGGCCGGCGACCGGGCCCGGGGGATGCTGCCGCGGGCGGTCG
Proteins encoded:
- a CDS encoding OsmC family protein, with the translated sequence MSEQPTETTETQPAEASEAEATGGTGTGHRQVELTRTALGRYLATNARGGSIPLGGGDSEDFTPVELLLVAIAGCSAVDVDHITSRRAEPEAFDVVSEGVKTSTTGEGNHMSDLEVTFRLRFPEGEAGDRARGMLPRAVAQSHDRLCTVSRTVQRGEPVTMHVEDA